Within Metabacillus sp. KUDC1714, the genomic segment CAATCAGCTAGTACATTTTATGCGAATTGGGATAAAGAGCTTGCTGATCGTCTCTTTGACTATTTCTCCTTTCATCCAAAGCAGCACTATTATACTCTTTCTAAAGGTATGAAGAGTACTTTTAATATGATCATAGGCTTGGCTGCAAGATGTCCATTAACAATTTTAGATGAGCCAACAACAGGTATGGATTCTTCCGTAAGAAAGGATTTTTATAGAGCCTTGCTAAAGGATTATATTGATCACCCTCGAACGATCATCCTATCTAGTCATCTATTAAATGAAATCGAGGATCTAATAGAGGATGTATTGCTTATTAAGGACGGTGAAAAGCGCTTGCATCTACCAGTTGCGGATTTAAAGGAATATGCAATTGGGATAAATGGTAAAGAAGATATTGTAATGGAAGTTGTTCGTAACAGAGAAATTCTTCATCAAAAACGGATAGGTAAAGATGGTATCTATATTGTGGTAGAAAATAACTTTACAGAGTTTGAGACTGAAAATTATAGATTGAAAGGTGTTGAAATGACCTCAGTTGCTTCAGACGATTTATGTACATATTTAACGAGTAAAACGAATGGGGGGATTGATGATGTTTTTAACAGAGGTTAAGTTAGTTGATATAGTGAAGAAACAGTTTATGTATAAGCTAAAAGCATACTTAAGTGTATTTAGTTCATTGCTAACCATACAAATCATTGGAATTCTATTATCAACGACCGGTAGCAGTTCAATTTCAATGGGTACTAGTTCTAATGGTTTTTCACTGAATGTTAGCTATTATACAGGAGATATAATCATTATTTTTACAATGATATGGGCTTTGATAAGTGCAATTATTATTACGACAAAAGCCTATCGAAACGATGACTTTGTTTTTGTGTCTAATCGATTAAGTAGTAACCTTTCAAATATTGTATTTTTACTATTTGCTAGTATCATCGGAGGAATTACAGCTATGCTTTCTGGAATTTTTTTCAAGATTATCATGAACTTTATTCTAGATGATGGAAATGTGACGGCAACATTTATTGGTTTTCAAGAATTAATGGTAGGGATTATTGCTAGCATCTTTTATATGTTTTTATTAGCATCCATAGGATATGTTATTGGAATGCTTGTGCAATTAAGTAAGTGGTTTACTATTATCCTTCCTGCTTTATTTATAGGTTATTTATTTTTAGGAGTGAATATGAACGGAGAACCAACCTTTATATTGGAGATAGGGAAATTTTTTATAGAGGAATCCTCATTACTCGTATTTTTCTTAAAGGTAATCGTAGCTGCTAGCTTTTTATTTTATGTTTCTATTATTCTGTCAAATAAGATGGAGGTGAGACAATGATTTTAACGTCAATTATTCCAATAGTACTTTTATTATTAATAATCGTAGCAATTTATAAAATGGTTAATGTTATTAAGAAGGTACCATTTTTACAAAAGCTTAACTTGAAATGGATGCTTAGTATTTATGGAGTTCTGTTACTTGTAGCTGT encodes:
- a CDS encoding ABC transporter ATP-binding protein; translated protein: MMKVVVCNEVSKVYGQKKALNKLSFSIEKNKITGLIGRNGAGKTTLLKLIAGFIHETSGDVHVFSEKPFNNLKVSSNRIYIDDQQYFPNSLTLKDILQSASTFYANWDKELADRLFDYFSFHPKQHYYTLSKGMKSTFNMIIGLAARCPLTILDEPTTGMDSSVRKDFYRALLKDYIDHPRTIILSSHLLNEIEDLIEDVLLIKDGEKRLHLPVADLKEYAIGINGKEDIVMEVVRNREILHQKRIGKDGIYIVVENNFTEFETENYRLKGVEMTSVASDDLCTYLTSKTNGGIDDVFNRG